A section of the Candidatus Binatia bacterium genome encodes:
- the wzx gene encoding polysaccharide biosynthesis protein: MGRLSQEMIALFGSRVGVAAIGMVTSIVLARGLGPHDRGLLALALLLPSTLVTMTKLGITQANVYCSRREGAPLAQVASNSLVLALLLGVGAAVVVWCAQDPLRDTVLRGLPAWALLLALWRLPLLLIDNYFWGVLQAMGRFSVYNRRTLAGAGGVLVGLVLLWAVGRLNLYGALLVYALATSFVVTSLLWTVHRLLPFGFHVDRSLLMRQLKFGSKSYAQILTMHLLFRSDVYLVAYFLDPARTAFYSLALHFTEMLLEIPQAVGWVIYPKLASLEKAEVHRTTALTCRRVLLVTTLAGGTLVMVGPWFIPLWYGKSFAPAAEPLPFAAVGALAMAVFTILSRDFTSRNRQLVNVFAGIVALGTNLGLNVVFIPKWGIVGAALATAVAYSLAAGLLLAFFRVESGIRLHEVLLPQRSDIVATWRSALQPFERHIARAALVQRVLPRSWNRAGAGKTGSALK; the protein is encoded by the coding sequence ATGGGCCGCTTGTCACAAGAGATGATCGCGTTGTTTGGCTCGCGGGTGGGCGTGGCAGCCATCGGAATGGTGACGAGCATCGTGCTTGCCAGAGGGCTGGGGCCCCATGACCGGGGTTTGCTGGCGTTAGCTTTGCTGTTGCCCTCTACGCTGGTGACGATGACCAAGCTCGGGATCACACAAGCCAACGTCTATTGCTCCCGGCGCGAGGGGGCGCCTCTGGCTCAGGTGGCGAGCAATTCTCTCGTGTTGGCTTTGCTCCTGGGCGTGGGTGCGGCGGTGGTCGTTTGGTGTGCGCAAGATCCGCTGCGGGATACGGTGTTGCGCGGGCTTCCGGCTTGGGCACTGTTGCTGGCGTTGTGGCGACTCCCACTGTTGCTGATCGACAACTACTTTTGGGGAGTCCTGCAAGCGATGGGCAGGTTTAGCGTGTACAATCGGCGCACGCTGGCTGGCGCTGGCGGTGTGTTGGTTGGCCTTGTGCTCCTGTGGGCCGTGGGGCGCTTGAATTTATATGGCGCCCTGTTGGTGTACGCTCTGGCAACTTCGTTCGTCGTGACATCTCTCCTGTGGACAGTACACCGGCTTCTCCCGTTTGGTTTCCATGTGGATCGCTCTCTTTTGATGCGCCAACTGAAGTTTGGGAGCAAGTCTTACGCCCAAATTCTCACTATGCACTTGTTGTTTCGGAGCGATGTGTATTTGGTGGCGTATTTCCTCGATCCTGCACGCACAGCGTTTTACAGCTTGGCCTTACACTTCACGGAAATGTTGCTGGAGATCCCGCAGGCCGTTGGTTGGGTCATTTATCCAAAGTTAGCTTCGCTCGAAAAAGCCGAAGTGCACCGTACGACGGCATTGACTTGTCGGCGCGTGCTCTTGGTGACCACTCTGGCGGGAGGGACGCTGGTCATGGTCGGCCCTTGGTTCATCCCGTTGTGGTACGGAAAATCGTTCGCACCTGCGGCCGAACCATTGCCTTTTGCTGCAGTTGGCGCCCTCGCGATGGCTGTATTCACGATTCTTTCGCGGGACTTCACTAGTCGCAATCGGCAGCTAGTCAATGTTTTTGCAGGGATAGTGGCCTTGGGGACGAATCTGGGGTTGAATGTTGTGTTTATCCCCAAGTGGGGAATCGTCGGAGCTGCGCTGGCCACGGCAGTGGCTTACTCCCTGGCGGCTGGGCTTCTCCTTGCATTCTTCCGCGTGGAATCTGGAATTCGACTGCACGAGGTGTTGTTGCCGCAGCGGAGCGACATTGTGGCCACTTGGCGTTCGGCGCTGCAACCGTTCGAGCGCCACATCGCGCGAGCGGCTCTCGTGCAGCGTGTACTGCCGCGTTCGTGGAATCGGGCGGGAGCGGGGAAGACCGGATCCGCTCTCAAATGA
- a CDS encoding carbamoyltransferase, producing MRILGISCFYHDAAAALLVDGQLVAAAEEERFSRKKHDSDFPRLAIDFCLAEAGLRAEDLDYVVFYEKPFVKFERILMTALQAVPKTWRVFGDAMSTWLLDKLWVKNLIRAELGVPAEKILFSEHHLSHAASAFFCSPFEEAAVLTVDGVGEWATATMGIGKGNSIRLLREIHFPHSVGLLYSAFTAFLGFEVNEGEYKVMGMAPYGEPKYVDKVYKLVRLDPDGGFWLDMSYFSFHHSSTQTFNQKFVDLFGEPRDPSWHFFTERSGYPSYFEPKPSNYREMAERNQYYADVAASIQKVTEDIVLTMVRELHRQTGLDRLCLAGGVALNSVANGRIIRETPIKEVFVQPAAGDGGGALGAALYAQHQVLGIPRSFVMRHAYWGKGYSVETTDQFARQCGMPWTTFDSEDRLLDAVVEELLAGHVVGWFQGRFEWGPRALGARSILADPRRADMKEIVNVKIKFREPFRPFAPSVLAEHAERFFDLPDTPRHYPARFMLYVVPVKDGQGNVVPAITHVDHSARLQAVHRQESPLYYRLIERFGEATGVPVVMNTSFNLKGEPIVTSPQNAFNTFVRSGMDALVLGQTIIRKP from the coding sequence ATGCGGATCTTAGGGATTTCTTGTTTCTACCACGACGCGGCAGCCGCTTTGCTGGTCGACGGGCAACTCGTGGCCGCAGCCGAAGAAGAGCGCTTTAGCCGCAAAAAGCACGATTCGGATTTCCCGCGCTTGGCCATTGATTTCTGTCTCGCAGAGGCAGGGCTACGCGCGGAGGACCTCGACTATGTCGTGTTTTACGAGAAGCCGTTCGTGAAATTCGAGCGGATTCTCATGACTGCGTTGCAGGCAGTGCCAAAGACGTGGCGTGTGTTTGGCGATGCGATGAGCACGTGGTTGTTGGACAAGCTCTGGGTCAAAAACCTGATCCGCGCGGAGTTGGGAGTGCCTGCGGAGAAAATCTTGTTCAGCGAGCACCATTTATCGCACGCCGCGAGTGCCTTTTTTTGTTCGCCGTTCGAGGAAGCGGCGGTCTTGACCGTGGACGGAGTGGGAGAATGGGCGACGGCAACGATGGGGATCGGCAAGGGCAACTCGATCCGGTTGCTGCGCGAAATTCATTTTCCCCACTCGGTGGGTTTGCTTTACAGCGCATTTACCGCCTTCCTCGGTTTCGAGGTCAACGAGGGAGAGTACAAAGTCATGGGCATGGCGCCGTACGGCGAGCCCAAATACGTGGATAAGGTTTACAAGCTCGTTCGCCTGGACCCTGACGGCGGCTTTTGGCTCGACATGAGCTACTTTTCCTTTCACCATTCCTCGACCCAGACCTTCAACCAAAAGTTCGTCGACTTGTTCGGCGAGCCGCGCGATCCCTCCTGGCATTTTTTCACGGAACGCTCTGGCTACCCCTCGTATTTCGAGCCGAAACCGAGCAATTACCGGGAGATGGCAGAAAGAAATCAGTACTACGCGGATGTGGCCGCAAGCATCCAAAAGGTGACGGAGGATATCGTGCTCACAATGGTGCGGGAGTTGCACCGGCAGACGGGTTTGGATCGCTTGTGTCTGGCTGGCGGCGTGGCCCTGAATAGCGTGGCCAACGGCCGTATCATCCGGGAGACTCCGATCAAAGAGGTCTTTGTGCAGCCGGCGGCTGGCGACGGGGGTGGGGCCTTGGGAGCGGCGTTGTACGCGCAACATCAGGTGCTTGGTATCCCGCGCTCCTTTGTGATGCGGCACGCATACTGGGGCAAAGGGTACTCGGTGGAAACGACCGACCAGTTTGCTCGCCAATGTGGGATGCCATGGACCACTTTTGACAGTGAGGATCGGTTGCTCGACGCGGTGGTCGAGGAATTGTTGGCTGGGCACGTGGTGGGTTGGTTCCAAGGGCGGTTCGAGTGGGGCCCGCGAGCGCTGGGAGCGCGCAGCATCCTGGCTGACCCGAGGCGGGCGGATATGAAGGAGATCGTCAACGTAAAGATCAAATTTCGGGAACCTTTCCGACCCTTTGCCCCGTCTGTTCTTGCGGAGCACGCCGAGCGCTTCTTCGATCTCCCAGACACGCCGCGGCACTATCCGGCAAGGTTCATGCTGTATGTGGTCCCAGTCAAAGACGGGCAGGGTAACGTGGTGCCTGCCATCACACACGTGGACCACTCGGCGCGACTCCAAGCCGTGCACCGCCAAGAGAGTCCTCTTTATTACCGGCTCATTGAGCGATTCGGCGAAGCGACCGGCGTGCCCGTTGTCATGAACACGTCCTTCAACCTCAAAGGGGAGCCCATCGTCACTTCGCCGCAAAACGCCTTCAATACCTTTGTTCGTAGCGGTATGGACGCTCTCGTCCTCGGCCAAACGATCATCCGTAAGCCGTGA
- a CDS encoding UDP-glucose 4-epimerase — translation MARDLVLVTGGAGYIGSHVVRKLLERGYRVRVLDKFLYGERGLADLQGNRGLEIRFGDICHIRDVVQAVKGARGVIALAALVGDAACDLDPKETLMTNYESTRLLLEACRDAAVQRLVFASSCSVYGANGNGLLDERSPLHPVSLYARTRIMSEDMLLREAGDIEVAILRLATVCGLSPRMRFDLMVNTITARATVMGNIRVVGANQWRPHIHVRDAAEAFVRAVEAPATAVDRGVFNVGGDHLNFTVGQIAQKVVEFLPGTRVEYFDHVEDRRSYRVSFKRIREQLGFVPRFTVEDAIREVHSVLQSGQVGDYSAPVYYNVKQLQEYSRQRATA, via the coding sequence ATGGCAAGAGATTTGGTTCTGGTGACAGGTGGAGCAGGATACATCGGGAGTCACGTAGTGCGCAAACTTTTGGAGCGGGGCTACCGTGTACGCGTTCTGGATAAGTTTTTGTACGGAGAGCGCGGGTTGGCGGATCTCCAAGGGAACCGCGGCCTCGAGATCCGGTTCGGGGACATTTGCCACATCCGCGATGTCGTGCAGGCAGTGAAGGGTGCCCGTGGAGTGATCGCATTGGCCGCTTTGGTGGGTGACGCCGCGTGCGATCTGGACCCAAAAGAAACCTTGATGACGAATTACGAATCCACTCGCTTGCTCCTCGAGGCGTGTCGGGATGCTGCGGTCCAACGACTGGTGTTTGCCTCGTCTTGCAGTGTGTATGGGGCCAACGGCAATGGTTTGCTGGACGAGAGGTCTCCATTGCATCCCGTGTCGCTCTACGCGCGTACCCGGATCATGTCGGAAGACATGCTGCTGCGCGAAGCCGGGGACATTGAAGTGGCCATCCTGCGACTTGCAACTGTGTGTGGGCTATCGCCGCGCATGCGGTTCGACTTGATGGTGAACACTATCACTGCGCGCGCAACGGTCATGGGGAATATCCGAGTGGTTGGAGCGAATCAGTGGCGCCCGCACATCCATGTCCGGGATGCAGCCGAGGCATTCGTACGTGCCGTCGAGGCCCCAGCAACCGCAGTGGATCGCGGCGTGTTCAACGTCGGCGGGGATCATCTCAATTTCACCGTCGGCCAAATCGCTCAAAAGGTTGTGGAATTCTTGCCCGGAACGCGTGTCGAGTATTTTGATCACGTGGAGGATCGGCGCAGCTACCGGGTTTCATTTAAGCGCATCCGGGAGCAACTCGGGTTCGTGCCTCGCTTCACCGTTGAGGATGCAATCCGCGAGGTGCATAGCGTTCTGCAGAGCGGGCAGGTGGGGGACTACAGTGCTCCCGTATACTATAACGTGAAGCAGTTGCAGGAATACTCCCGGCAGCGAGCGACTGCTTGA
- a CDS encoding colanic acid biosynthesis glycosyltransferase WcaL: MTAGTEPLAFLYPAFPVLHQTFVMWEAVALRRLGLGLRLYSLEKPPPGKQQPEAEVLRQEVTYLPAAWSFAVLRANARSAWQRPGKYVEALARLMREWWRDRKWFLARKRGAAKTDAPMSWKMRAEAWWNTSPTVYLLKTLWLFPKAVYLGERLQREGISRIHAHWATYATSAALLLRWLYGFRFSFTAHAYDIYLMPVLLRAKLREADFVVTCARVNAEHLRALASENDARVVVNYHGVDLARFAPRPRCARESLARIVTCGSLRLYKGHHVLIEACARVHRPVHCVIIGEGPYRSILEAQVRRLGLVSRVQFTGALVQEKVAEEYAKADLFVLASVVLEDSGRQDVIPNVLVEAMAMGLPVIASDLPGIRELITNGVEGRLVPPNDPQALAQAIEELLDNPSLCAKLARGGRERVVKHFDRERNVRDLAALFCATL; this comes from the coding sequence ATGACGGCGGGAACCGAGCCGCTCGCTTTTCTCTATCCGGCGTTCCCAGTTCTGCATCAAACTTTCGTCATGTGGGAGGCCGTGGCGCTGCGGCGCCTAGGGTTGGGGCTCAGACTGTACTCTCTGGAAAAGCCACCACCGGGCAAACAACAACCCGAGGCAGAAGTATTACGGCAGGAGGTAACTTACCTGCCTGCCGCGTGGTCTTTCGCGGTACTCCGGGCGAATGCCCGCTCTGCTTGGCAGCGGCCCGGGAAATATGTGGAGGCCCTTGCGCGATTGATGCGGGAATGGTGGCGCGACCGGAAGTGGTTCCTCGCCCGCAAGCGTGGTGCCGCCAAGACCGACGCGCCGATGTCCTGGAAGATGCGTGCCGAGGCGTGGTGGAACACGAGCCCGACCGTGTATTTGCTCAAGACGCTGTGGCTATTTCCGAAAGCGGTGTACCTCGGAGAGCGGCTCCAGCGCGAAGGGATTTCGAGAATCCACGCCCACTGGGCCACTTATGCCACGTCCGCCGCATTGCTGTTGCGCTGGCTGTACGGGTTTCGCTTTAGCTTTACAGCCCACGCATACGACATCTATCTGATGCCGGTGCTGCTGCGAGCCAAGCTCCGCGAGGCGGACTTTGTGGTGACGTGTGCGCGAGTCAACGCAGAGCATCTGAGGGCGCTAGCGAGTGAAAATGACGCTCGGGTGGTCGTGAACTACCACGGAGTGGATCTGGCGCGTTTTGCGCCGCGCCCCCGGTGCGCGCGTGAATCCCTGGCACGCATCGTCACTTGTGGCAGCCTGCGGCTCTACAAAGGACATCACGTTCTGATCGAAGCATGCGCCCGGGTGCACCGGCCCGTGCACTGCGTGATCATCGGGGAAGGCCCGTATCGCTCGATCTTGGAGGCGCAGGTGCGAAGGCTCGGACTGGTCAGCCGGGTGCAATTTACCGGTGCGCTCGTCCAGGAAAAAGTGGCCGAAGAGTATGCGAAAGCGGATTTGTTCGTTCTTGCCAGTGTGGTTCTGGAAGATTCGGGTCGTCAGGATGTGATCCCGAATGTATTAGTGGAGGCCATGGCGATGGGGTTGCCGGTGATTGCGTCGGACCTTCCAGGCATACGGGAACTCATCACCAACGGGGTGGAGGGGCGCTTGGTGCCACCGAACGACCCGCAAGCCCTGGCGCAGGCGATCGAGGAATTACTCGATAACCCGTCCCTTTGCGCAAAGCTGGCTCGAGGCGGACGCGAACGTGTCGTGAAGCATTTTGATCGCGAGCGCAATGTTCGCGACCTGGCTGCGCTCTTCTGCGCCACGCTTTGA
- a CDS encoding tyrosine protein kinase: MSKIYEALKKAEEERERGRVQTPSPVVPPALTDPAAAIQEDYQRLRASVLSMTVPAGLHTLLLVSAQHREGTTTVALGLALALARERDSRVLLMEANLRSPSLRHLLPVPTSYGLSDYALGRAAPEAIVTRVDEWNLSVIPAGTQPATTVAVEAIETLLARLQPQFDFVVIDGPPVNVYADAAVIGSKVDGVILVFEADRTPVTDAEAAKRQLDRVGARILGVVLNRQRSYIPAFLENLL, from the coding sequence GTGAGCAAAATTTATGAGGCCCTGAAAAAAGCAGAGGAGGAACGGGAGCGCGGGCGGGTTCAGACGCCGAGCCCGGTTGTTCCTCCAGCGCTCACAGATCCTGCGGCGGCAATTCAAGAAGACTATCAGCGATTGCGCGCGAGCGTGCTGTCGATGACGGTGCCGGCAGGCCTTCACACACTTTTACTGGTGAGCGCGCAACATCGCGAAGGTACGACCACTGTCGCTTTGGGGCTTGCCCTGGCACTGGCGCGCGAGCGCGACAGTCGCGTGTTGCTCATGGAGGCGAACCTTCGCAGCCCCTCTCTGCGGCACTTGCTGCCGGTGCCGACAAGCTATGGGCTGTCCGACTACGCGTTAGGTAGGGCCGCACCGGAGGCCATCGTCACTCGCGTCGACGAATGGAACTTGTCCGTGATCCCGGCAGGCACGCAACCCGCCACCACAGTTGCCGTGGAGGCCATCGAAACATTGCTGGCCCGGCTTCAGCCGCAGTTCGATTTTGTGGTAATCGATGGACCACCGGTCAATGTGTACGCGGATGCTGCTGTGATCGGGTCGAAGGTGGACGGGGTCATTCTGGTTTTCGAGGCGGACCGTACCCCGGTAACCGATGCGGAGGCGGCCAAGCGACAACTGGACCGGGTTGGGGCCAGGATTTTGGGAGTCGTGCTGAACCGCCAGCGCTCATACATCCCCGCTTTCTTGGAAAACTTATTGTGA
- a CDS encoding spore coat protein translates to MLSAAPEDKQRHTGSELRERQVPFYQPDIGEEEIAAVTETLRSGWITIGPRTQEFERSFANFIGAPHAVAVSSCTAALHLALNCAGIQQGDEVITSTLTFTATGATIVHAGATPVLVDVTPDTLNLDPTQVAKKITHRTRAIVPVHFAGHPAEMDELLAIARAYNLVVVEDAAHALPAAYKGRRVGTIGDLTAFSFYATKNLCTGEGGMLTTSREDWVEILRTRRLHGMNRDAWRRYSAEGQWRYDVSYPGFKYNMTDLNAALGLVQLRRLPQLHARRQQLVELYLNYLADVEELELPVARSEVEHAWHLFVVKIRTDMLRVHRDWVMEELRRVGIATQVHFIPLHEHSYYRSALALDRREFPVASDAGERMISLPLFTRMTDEDVAYVCDHLRRVVRAQRR, encoded by the coding sequence ATGTTATCAGCAGCCCCAGAAGACAAACAGCGACATACTGGCTCGGAGCTGAGGGAAAGGCAGGTCCCATTTTATCAGCCAGACATCGGCGAAGAGGAAATCGCTGCCGTAACCGAAACGCTCCGGTCTGGTTGGATCACCATCGGCCCGCGGACTCAAGAGTTTGAGCGATCGTTTGCGAACTTCATCGGTGCGCCCCATGCGGTCGCCGTGAGTTCCTGCACAGCCGCACTTCACCTCGCCTTGAACTGTGCCGGGATTCAGCAGGGAGATGAAGTGATCACGAGTACCCTCACGTTTACGGCCACCGGGGCGACGATTGTCCACGCTGGGGCCACGCCCGTACTGGTGGATGTCACTCCAGATACCTTGAACCTCGATCCAACGCAGGTGGCAAAGAAGATTACCCACCGAACCCGGGCCATTGTTCCCGTACACTTTGCGGGTCACCCCGCAGAAATGGACGAGTTATTGGCGATCGCTAGGGCATACAATCTAGTGGTCGTCGAGGACGCGGCACATGCCTTGCCCGCAGCCTATAAAGGCCGGCGCGTCGGCACGATCGGTGACCTTACGGCGTTTAGCTTTTATGCCACAAAAAACCTTTGCACTGGAGAAGGGGGCATGCTGACCACCTCGCGGGAGGACTGGGTCGAAATTCTTCGGACGCGCAGGCTGCACGGAATGAACCGAGATGCCTGGCGCCGGTACAGTGCTGAGGGCCAGTGGCGCTACGACGTATCGTACCCCGGATTCAAGTACAACATGACCGACCTGAACGCAGCATTGGGCTTGGTACAGTTACGCAGACTGCCACAGTTGCATGCCCGGCGGCAGCAATTGGTGGAGCTGTACTTGAATTACCTTGCTGACGTCGAAGAGCTGGAACTTCCGGTGGCGCGATCCGAGGTCGAGCACGCCTGGCACCTTTTTGTCGTCAAAATCCGAACGGACATGCTTCGCGTCCACCGAGATTGGGTGATGGAAGAGTTGCGTCGGGTGGGAATCGCCACGCAGGTCCACTTCATTCCGCTGCACGAGCACTCCTACTATCGCTCGGCTCTGGCACTGGATCGGCGCGAGTTTCCGGTGGCTTCAGATGCGGGAGAGCGAATGATTTCCTTGCCCCTTTTCACTCGGATGACCGACGAAGACGTGGCTTACGTTTGCGATCACTTGAGGAGGGTCGTACGTGCACAACGCCGTTGA
- a CDS encoding oxidoreductase, which produces MRVLVTGAAGFLGQALVEEFARHGSRVRALVHRSTPPTWPGEVEVVSGDLGSPDFLVRAVENVDAIVHAAARVSTEGTWEDFAAVNVRGTMSLLEAAGEAGVGCVVHVSSLSVFAVPRDPYTVTDSSPYESESNARGHYSRSKLAADRLALWYAKRGAPVVVLRPGLLWGPGRRPPLARQSFQRDGVRFILARKDYPLPLSHVQSVARAAFLAVERARNVSGRGLNVVDVHVPQRLWVDAYRELSGGSWRPLYLPVQVVAAAAMLAERVLGFAGRRSPVTYHQIVRATRRAYYDCSATKELLGWEPRSDWRSDLQAVLGSLKTDASRQT; this is translated from the coding sequence GTGAGGGTGCTCGTCACCGGTGCCGCCGGCTTCTTGGGTCAGGCGCTCGTAGAGGAGTTTGCACGACACGGGTCACGGGTGCGTGCGCTCGTTCACCGGAGTACGCCGCCTACATGGCCGGGCGAAGTGGAAGTCGTGAGCGGCGATCTGGGCAGTCCGGATTTCTTGGTGCGCGCCGTGGAGAATGTGGACGCCATTGTGCATGCAGCGGCTCGAGTGAGCACAGAGGGAACATGGGAAGATTTTGCCGCGGTCAATGTTCGAGGCACCATGTCGCTGTTGGAAGCCGCTGGCGAGGCCGGCGTGGGTTGCGTGGTGCACGTCAGTTCTCTCAGCGTGTTTGCCGTGCCCCGGGATCCGTATACGGTGACCGATTCATCACCGTACGAGAGCGAGTCGAATGCGCGGGGGCATTATAGTCGCTCCAAGCTCGCTGCTGACCGGTTGGCGCTCTGGTATGCGAAGCGAGGCGCTCCTGTCGTCGTATTGCGGCCAGGTCTTTTGTGGGGACCAGGTCGCCGACCACCGCTGGCGCGCCAGAGTTTTCAGCGCGACGGCGTGAGGTTTATTTTGGCTCGGAAGGACTACCCTCTGCCCCTCAGTCATGTGCAGAGTGTGGCCCGAGCTGCGTTCCTGGCGGTCGAGCGCGCACGCAACGTGAGCGGACGAGGACTGAATGTGGTGGATGTTCACGTGCCACAACGCCTCTGGGTCGACGCGTACCGGGAACTCAGCGGCGGGAGTTGGCGTCCGCTGTATTTGCCCGTGCAGGTTGTGGCGGCGGCGGCCATGCTAGCAGAACGCGTGCTGGGATTTGCGGGGCGGCGCTCGCCCGTTACGTATCATCAGATCGTCCGGGCAACGCGGCGGGCGTACTATGACTGTTCCGCAACCAAGGAGTTGCTAGGGTGGGAACCTCGGTCCGACTGGAGGTCCGACTTGCAAGCCGTGCTCGGGTCATTGAAAACGGATGCGTCTAGGCAAACGTGA
- a CDS encoding glycosyl transferase: MPRVLVVEGSSGGVVGGSLTGLYHMIRGFDHARYQFAMALYEPKAIEANFAALGVPVYRLQRTRLPKEHALQRSKAYHAVRRAAWIRAMMHHLRSAAATAWEDIPAARRCAAVYRAARPDLVHAGNGLRANFDALLACWALRIPAICHVKGFEKYSARERWIARRVAAIVSMTEAVREHCVRHGIVNDRHVVIYDALDPRDFRPQREPAQVRAEWGIDPDAPVVGVVGNVQEWKGQIVFVEALAELARRVPEIRGLIVGGVHRAGETYYRRLLQRARELGVEGRLIVTGYRADVPDIVAAMDVVVHTSVRPEPFGRVILEGMMCGRAVVASAAGGVPELIEHGKTGMLVPPGQPQALAHAVASLLGNRDLREEMGRLAKAWAEQRFSLHRHVRDFDQLYSSVLNERCPPCGS, from the coding sequence ATGCCGCGCGTACTCGTTGTCGAAGGATCGAGCGGGGGCGTGGTCGGTGGCTCGCTTACCGGCTTGTACCACATGATTCGGGGCTTTGACCACGCGCGATATCAGTTCGCCATGGCCCTGTACGAGCCGAAGGCAATCGAGGCGAATTTCGCCGCCTTGGGCGTTCCGGTTTACCGACTGCAGAGAACCCGTTTGCCAAAAGAACATGCGTTGCAGCGTTCGAAAGCGTACCACGCTGTTCGTCGAGCTGCATGGATCCGCGCAATGATGCACCACTTGCGCTCCGCAGCTGCGACCGCTTGGGAAGATATCCCAGCCGCGCGGCGTTGTGCCGCAGTGTATCGAGCGGCGCGGCCGGACTTGGTTCATGCGGGTAACGGGTTGCGTGCCAATTTTGATGCGCTGCTTGCCTGCTGGGCGTTACGAATTCCAGCGATCTGTCACGTAAAAGGCTTCGAAAAATACTCGGCGCGAGAGCGCTGGATCGCGCGCCGAGTCGCAGCCATTGTCAGCATGACTGAGGCTGTGCGCGAGCACTGCGTTCGTCATGGAATCGTGAACGATCGTCACGTTGTGATTTACGACGCGTTGGATCCCAGGGATTTTCGCCCACAACGGGAGCCTGCGCAGGTACGCGCCGAATGGGGGATTGATCCGGATGCGCCTGTGGTGGGCGTGGTGGGGAACGTGCAGGAATGGAAAGGTCAGATTGTCTTCGTCGAGGCCCTGGCAGAACTTGCCCGGCGAGTACCGGAGATCCGCGGGCTGATCGTCGGTGGCGTGCATCGCGCGGGCGAAACGTACTATCGCCGTTTGCTCCAACGCGCACGGGAGCTGGGTGTCGAGGGCCGTTTGATCGTGACGGGCTATCGAGCGGACGTTCCGGACATCGTTGCGGCGATGGATGTGGTGGTCCATACGTCCGTGCGGCCGGAACCATTCGGGAGGGTCATCCTGGAGGGTATGATGTGCGGGAGAGCTGTCGTTGCGTCGGCCGCCGGGGGGGTGCCGGAACTCATCGAGCATGGGAAGACGGGTATGCTCGTACCACCCGGCCAGCCCCAGGCCCTAGCGCACGCGGTGGCTTCGTTGCTAGGGAACCGCGACCTTCGTGAGGAGATGGGCCGATTGGCCAAAGCTTGGGCGGAGCAGCGCTTTAGCTTGCATCGTCACGTCCGTGACTTCGATCAATTGTATTCTTCGGTGTTGAACGAAAGGTGTCCCCCATGCGGATCTTAG